A DNA window from Elephas maximus indicus isolate mEleMax1 chromosome 17, mEleMax1 primary haplotype, whole genome shotgun sequence contains the following coding sequences:
- the LOC126060124 gene encoding olfactory receptor 151, whose product MPAENHSTVTKFILGGLTNGPELQLPLFFLFLGIYMVTLVGNLGMITLISLNSQLHTPMYYFLSNLSFVDMCYSSVITPKMLVNFVSEKNSISYAGCMSQLYFFLVFVIAECYMLTVMAYDRYVAICNPLLYNIIMSDRICSTLVAVVYITGLIGSMIETGLMLKLSYCESLISHYFCDILPLMKLSCSSTYYIELTVFFLAGFNIIVTSSTVLVSYAFILSSILHIRSTEGRSKAFSTCSSHLTAVGIFYGSTAFMYLKPSRASSLAQENVASVFYTTVIPMLNPLIYSLRNKEVKDAMQKTLRRKLS is encoded by the coding sequence ATGCCTGCAGAAAATCACTCTACTGTGACAAAGTTCATTCTAGGAGGATTAACAAATGGGCCAGAGCTCCagctccctctcttcttcctctttctaggGATCTACATGGTCACCTTGGTGGGGAACCTGGGCATGATCACGCTCATTTCTCTGAATTCCCAgcttcacacccccatgtactactTCCTCAGCAATTTGTCATTTGTGGATATGTGCTACTCCTCTGTCATTACTCCTaaaatgctggtgaactttgtgtcagagaagaacagcaTATCTTATGCGGGGTGCATGTCACAGCTCtactttttccttgtttttgtcatTGCCGAGTGTTACATGCTGACAGTGATGGCCTACGACCGCTATGTTGCCATCTGCAACCCTTTGCTTTATAACATCATTATGTCAGATCGAATCTGCTCCACGCTAGTGGCTGTGGTCTACATCACAGGGCTCATTGGCTCAATGATAGAGACTGGCCTCATGTTAAAACTGTCGTATTGTGAGAGCCTCATCAGTCATTACTTCTGTGACATCCTCCCTCTCATGAAGCTCTCCTGCTCTAGCACCTATTACATTGAGCTGACAGTTTTCTTTTTGGCTGGATTCAACATCATAGTCACCAGTTCAACAGTCCTTGTCTCCTATGCCTTCATCCTCTCCAGCATCCTCCACATCAGGAGCACAGAAGGTAGGTCCAAAGCCTTCAGCACCTGCAGTTCCCACCTTACAGCAGTGGGAATCTTCTATGGATCTACTGCATTCATGTATCTAAAACCTTCCAGAGCCAGTTCCTTGGCCCAGGAGAATGTGGCCTCTGTGTTCTATACCACAGTGATCCCCATGTTGAACCCCCTTATTTATAGTCTGAGGAACAAGGAGGTGAAGGATGCCATGCAGAAAACACTGAGAAGAAAACTGTCTTAA